A part of Brassica rapa cultivar Chiifu-401-42 chromosome A05, CAAS_Brap_v3.01, whole genome shotgun sequence genomic DNA contains:
- the LOC103870614 gene encoding transcription factor MYB83 translates to MMMRNQDITTIRDKNKANNACGGNNNKPKLRKGLWSPDEDEKLIRYMLTNGQGCWSDIARNAGLLRCGKSCRLRWINYLRPDLKRGSFSPQEEDLIFHLHSILGNRWSQIATRLPGRTDNEIKNFWNSTLKKRLKNNNTSSGSSPNNSNSNSLEPIDQQVDMGGNSNPMMNSYHHQDDMMIVGNTMHMDSSSFYAPVVSGVGLNQLDPLISVPDHSRYQQMGNTGNNNVNGLGDYGSAVLDPISNRASVENEWFLPPSENTNGIACATSNNLNLEALDLCFSSKNMCHSESFKVGNIMGMENSSWEIENPKIGDWDLDSLIDNNSSFPFLDFQVE, encoded by the exons ATGATGATGAGGAATCAGGACATTACTACGATCAGAGACAAGAACAAGGCAAATAATGCATGTGGTGGTAATAACAACAAACCGAAGCTAAGAAAGGGACTTTGGTCTCCTGATGAAGACGAGAAGCTCATAAGGTATATGTTGACCAATGGACAAGGGTGTTGGAGTGACATTGCTAGGAATGCTGGTCTCTTACGTTGTGGCAAAAGTTGTCGCCTTCGTTGGATCAATTACTTGAGGCCTGATCTTAAACGTGGCTCTTTCTCTCCTCAAGAAGAAGATCTCATCTTCCATTTGCATTCCATTCTTGGTAAcag GTGGTCTCAAATAGCCACTCGGCTTCCAGGAAGGACAGACAACGAGATCAAAAACTTTTGGAACTCGACATTGAAGAAGAGGCTTAAGAACAACAACACTTCTTCAGGTTCATCACCTAATAATAGTAATAGTAACTCTTTGGAACCAATAGATCAACAAGTGGACATGGGAGGCAACTCAAATCCAATGATGAATAGCTATCATCATCAAGATGACATGATGATAGTGGGGAACACCATGCACATGGACTCTTCCTCATTTTATGCACCCGTGGTTAGTGGTGTGGGATTAAACCAACTTGATCCATTGATATCAGTACCGGATCATAGCCGATATCAACAAATGGGAAACACAGGGAACAACAACGTTAATGGGTTAGGAGATTATGGAAGCGCAGTTCTTGATCCGATCAGCAATAGAGCATCAGTAGAAAATGAATGGTTTCTTCCACCGTCCGAGAATACCAATGGCATTGCTTGTGCCACAAGCAACAACCTAAACTTAGAAGCCCTTGATCTTTGCTTCAGTAGCAAAAATATGTGTCATTCAGAAAGCTTCAAAGTAGGGAACATTATGGGTATGGAGAATAGTTCTTGGGAAATAGAAAACCCTAAAATCGGAGATTGGGATTTGGATAGTCTCATCGATAACAACTCTTCTTTCCCCTTCCTTGATTTCCAAGTTGAATGA